The Jaculus jaculus isolate mJacJac1 chromosome 1, mJacJac1.mat.Y.cur, whole genome shotgun sequence nucleotide sequence GACCCCGGGCCAGGAGGAGAAACAAAAATTCTGTCTAGAGGTACCCGGCCTTCATGCAGACGAAGATATGCCCatgcaaaaaaattatttacttatttaatcatGCATGTGTTGCTGGAGATTGAACACAAGGAATTTAAGAAATTTTATCTTACTCATTTGGTGTGGGtgatgtatgcctgtaatcccagcattgtggaggtggaggcaggagggtcagaagccAAAGATTTCTTCAGCAACATggcaagccagcctgggctacatgaacccctgcctcaaaaaaaaaattttttttttgattttgttttcaaggtagggtctcactctagctcaggctgacctgaaattcactatgtagtctcaggatggccttgaagtcacagtgatcctcctacctctgcctccggagtgctgggattaaaagtgtgtgccaccacgccctgctcctatctcaaattttaaaacaaaaaaaattatggggctggagggatggttcagtggctaaaagtacttaattgcaaagcttgatggcctaggtttgattccccagtaccacccatgaaaagccagatgcacaaagtagcacatatgtttgtactctgtttgcagtggcaagagaccttggtgtgcccactgtctgctctttctctctctctctcaccctctctctccttacagataaaaaaaaaaaaaaaaaatgtggacttctggttaagatggcagcataggaaccatgccaaagcagcctaggggaggaaaagccaaaaagtaaaaaaaaaaaaaaatatatatatatatatatataatttttgtatatatatatatatatatatacatatatatatatacacacacacacacacatacatatacatatatatacatacatatatatatatatatatttatttatttatttatttatttattttaaatttgtgtggCACTGGGTGtgatggaacatgcctttaatcccagaatttaggggggcaaaagtaggaggactactgtgagtttgagtctaccctgtggtgttttgattcaggtgtcccccataaacttaggtgttcagaatgctaggttcccagatgatgaagatttggaaattaacgcctcctggaggcagtgtactgttgggggcaggcttatgggtgttatagccagcgtccccttgccagtgtttggcacactctcctgttcctgttgtccacctgatgttggccatagggtactgtccaccctctgctcataccatcgttttcccctgccatcatggaacttcccctagagcctgtaagccaaagtaaacccttttttcccaaaagttgctcttggttgtgtgatttctaccagcaatgcaaacctgactgtaacacaccctgagactacatagagaattccaggtcagcctgggctagagtgtgaccctacctcaaaacacacacaaaaaaaaattgtgtgagcTGGAGAgttagcatagtggttaaggcacttccattcgatcccccagtacccatgtaaagcctgtgcattaagtggcacatgcatccgcagtttgtttacagcagagctagaggtcctggcacaccattctctccctccctccctccctctctctctctgtctggttgcaaatcaataaattaatttttttttcgaggtagagtctcagtctagtcgaggctgacctggaattcactatgtagtctcagggtggcctcaaactcatagcgatcctcctacctctgcctcccgagtgctgggcctggccttacaaattaaaattaaaaaaaaaaacaaacaaaaaacctgtgcTTGTGCTTGTCCTTAAACAGTTTGACTATGAATGTAATCCTGACAGCGACCACTAAGAAAGTTACTAagtttattatataaataatataaataataaattattatataaataataagcTTACCCTAAAATGagttgttggtttatttttctaCCTTCCTGCTATGTCTATAGACAGAGTGTACTTTGAACTGAACTATCATGACTTCCTTTGTTCACTGGAATGTTGTGGCAAGCATGATGCAACTCAAAGACATCAGTAGTTGCATAACCATGTTAGACTTCTCTTGTCCTTGAGACAAAACATAtgacagaaacaatttaaggaGAAAAGAGAcaacttaaggggctggagagatggcttaactattaaggcacttatctgcgaagcctaaggacccaggtttgattctccaggtcccatgtaaaccagatgcacatggtggcgcatgcctctggagttcatttgcagtggctataggccctggtgtgccccattctctctctttctctctctgtccctctctgtgtgtctcaaataaaaataaataaaaacgttgaaaaaaaaaaaaaagaaacaacttaaggagaaaaactcagaggttttatagacaaATAATGTCAGGTAGTCTAATAGTACCTTGCATTCTTTACAGTATTAGtaggttacaagtttctaaggttacaccagagcacaaacagaaagaaaattccttagcaatcaGTCAGTGATaaagtacaaatgtagaacagGGGTACTTGTGCCTATGGCTGTACTAACCAGACACAAGCAGGGCGCAGCTgcataggtaggtaggtaggagaCTCGGCGTCATGCTGTCTCCCTGTAAAGGCTTGTTCAATAGAAACTTGGGTTTTAAAGTATCATCTGGgcctggtttcttttttaaatttctaccaTGTTCCCCTCTTTTGATGTCTTCTATAAATACTACCAAGTGACATCACCTATTccacctaataaaaaaaaaaataacagaaggaATGATTGAATGAGAatattatccaggcatggtggtgcacacttttaatcccagcagggaggcagaggtaggaggatcactgtgagttcaaggtcagtctgggatagagtgagaccctacctttaaaagaccaaaaaaaaaaaaaaaaaaaaagagagagagagaatatttttcCTAACTcttatatagagagatagatggggGTCTTTATAGACTaaactagcctggaactcaatatgtagcttatggttttgaacttgtgatcatactacctcaacctcctgagtgctggtacaagcttgtaccaccatatccagctctaGTTCTTATATTAATGAATCTTCGGAGTGGTTCCCAACCAGGGACAAATTTGCCTCCAGGGAACAATAATGAATGTCTAGAGACAGTTTTGGATATTAAAATTCAGAAAAGTCCTATTGGCATCCAGTGGGGAAAGGCCAAGGATGCAACTCAgaaccccctccacacacacacataataaaaaattatctgatccagggctagagagatggtttagtgggtaaactttagtgcctgcaaagctcaaggacccaggttcaattcctcagtactcatgtaaagcagatgcacaaggtggcacacgcatctggagctaattgcaatggctagaggccctgctgtgttctctctcttacataaatatttttaaaaaacttatctggttcagctgggcatggtagcacacttctttaatcccagcacttgggagacagagataggaggattgccatgagtttgaagccaccctgagattacatagtgaatttcaggtcagcctgagctagagtgagaccttacctcaaaaaaacagaaatagagctggagaggtggcttagcagttaagcgcttgcctgtgaagcctaaggatccctgttcaaggctcaattccccaggacacacgttagccagatgcacaagggggcgcacgtgtctggagttcgtttgcagtggctagaagccctggcacgcccactctcctctctctctctctctgcctctgtctgttgctctcaaataaataaataaaaataaacaaaaaattaaaaaaaacaaacagaaataattattattattatctggcTCAAGCTGggtatgatagcacatgcctttaatcccagcacttgggaagcagagatagaaggatttctgtgagttcaaggccatcctgagactacatagtgaattccagttcagcctgaactagagtgaaaccctaccttgaaaaaccagaagaaaaaaagtcTAAATTTGATTGAACTGCTCATAGGAGAATCATTGACTTAAAAGGTGGTATGTGAAGGCAGATGCTCTGACAGATAAGAAAGGAGGCACTGCTTCTCTCCACATATATATGTAACCCACTTGGGTGATAGCATCTCCCCTCATGTTCTCTTTGACCATCACCCGTTGTTGATGACAGTCATTTACCTTCCACAGCTTCTGAGCTAACCTGGTTGGGATGGGGAAatagtcagcagttaaaggtgcttgcttgcacttTGCACCTCTAAAGCTAGACCCAAAGTAGCACACGAATTAGGTGTTCATTAGCAGCACCAAGAGATACCACCCTCCCCCACACAtgcaaattttaattaaattttttaaaattaacctcGCTGATGTGCTTTCTCTCAACAGAGCTGACTTGACCAGAACCTTACCAATTAGCAAGATTTTCAAGTGTACCCCTCAAACTAGTTGAATATTTCCTCCTTTTATTACTCTTATCCTATTCAGTCTTTCATTCTCTCCTAACAGAACCATCAGTGTTCTtcctaatcagtctctcttcctcctcttcagcCTGAAATTACAAGTGACTCTCAAATGTggataaatgagggctggagggactgcttagcagttaaggtgtttgcctgcaaaaccaaaggaccctggttcaattccccaggacccatgttagccagatgcacaaggggctgcacatatctggagttcatttgcagtggctggaagccctggtgtgcccattctctttctccctctttctctgtcaaataaataaataaatataaaatatatttttaaatgtggataAATGGGATCAACTAAACTAGGAATGGTGACATTACTTAAAATGaaacatgaggctggagagatggcttagtggttaaggcatatgcctgcaaagccaaagaacccaggttaatttcccaggacccacataaaaccaaatgcacgaggtggtgcatgtatctggcatttgcagttgctagagaccatggtgcacCCAGATTCTCTCttttcaatcaataaataaaatgaagtacagaggttggggagatggctcagtggttaagggtgcctacttgcaaagcctgccagccccagatTCAGATTCTCAGCCATccacagtggcaagaaacccacatatacaaataaacatttaaaaaataagtaagtttaataaataactaaaatgtagTACAAATTCCTAGTCCTTATAAGCAAATTCACGTTGGAGTGGTGGCTCACCCCTGTagtcccagggaggcagaggccagcattgggctacagagtgagacccaaactccaacaacaacaacaaaaaaaacaacccagaaatGTTAACACTAATTTAATGCGATGGATGAGAGCTGGAAGAGAATGTTTTCCACATTAGCTTTGCATTCCACTGTCTTTGGAATGATTGTAAATGACTGGTTCTTCTCTCCAAACTTATCAAAGCATCCTGAAGAGTTACCTATCACTCAAGGCTGCTTTGATTCCTTTCCTGATAGCCCTTGACAAACAGCTCTCATAAACGTGACAGCTCTAGGTTAGAAGGATGTTATCCACGCTAAtcgaattatttttaatatatttaattaatttatttgagagagagagagagagagagagagagggagagagagagaatgggtgtaacagggcctccagtcacagcaaacgaactccagatgcatgctcaaccttgcgcatctggtttacatgggtcctggtgaatcgaactggagttctttggctttgcaggcaaataaatgccttactgctaagccatcttctccagtcctggaactgtttttttgttttgttttgttttgtttttttgagggtctcgctctagcacagcccaggctaacctggaattcactatgtagtcccaggctggcctcgaactcacaagagatcctcctacctctgtctcctgagtgctgggattaaaggcgtgcgcctagcctttcttgtcttctttttttttttttttttttttttggtttttcaaggtagggtcttactccagtccaggctgacctggaattcactatggagtctcagggtggcctcgaactcacgacaatcctcctacctctgcctcccgagtgctgggattaaaggcgagcgccaccacgcccggctcttgtctTCTTAATACAGAACTTGACTCTCGCAGAGAACTGTCTCGCCTGGAGATGTCTGCTCTGGAGGCGCGCAGCCTCGGCTTGCGCATCGCTCCACTCCGCCGCTAGGTGGCAGGAGGCTCACGGACGCAGGAAAACGCTCCCGGGGTTGCGGACCGCCGAGATCCAGTGACGTGTTCCCGCAACCCTGGCGATGATTGGCTAGTTCAGCGACGGCCTGCGGGGGAGGAGTCAGTGGCACAACCGGAAGCGATGGAATCGGCTCTGGGgctgtgtgcgcgcgcgtgcgcgccgAGAGGACGCCAACGGATTCTAGAGGGCCGCTGCAGTACCTCCTGTGGCCGGAGGCGGCAGACTGGCGCCTAAataatgggggtggggggcggaacCTGATGAAAGGGGTCACCCTGTTGCGGACTGAGCGACACTGAGGAGGAGGAGTCACCTTGAGAGGAGGGGTCACAATGACGGGTGGAATCTCGCCCAGAGGTCTCACTGCGTGGGGAGGAACACAACTAGGAGTGCAGCCCTGAGGAATTCTGATACTCGCCCGAGTGGCCAGTGCCATTCTAAGGGGCAAGTCTCCCGAGCACTACAGGTCTCCGAAAGCGGTCTTTCAGGGGGGCGGGCCCGGGCCCCGGGAGGGGGGAGGCTCTGCCCGAAGGAGGGGCTTCCCGGCAGGTGGAGGCTTCTCCCTTAAGAGAGGACTATTTGGACAAAGAAGTCTGACAGGCAGGGAGGTCCAGGCTGGGTGGTCAGGGGACGCAGGCACTGGAATGTGACATTTATTCCCGGGAAGCGGGATGGAGTGAGGAGGGGGAGGCGGGGCCGTCACGACCGCCCGAGAAGATGGTGTTAGCGAGTCCACAGACGTCGGGCCCGGAGTGCCGAGGACGGGCTGCTGGGCCGGCTTCTCTGGTAGCTGCCTCTGTCCTGCAGGTTCGTGGGTCGGCAACCCGCCGGCTTCCCTGAGCCCGCCCCGAACGCACGGTGACCACAGAGGACTCCCGGGCCAGCTTCGTGTGCGCCCCGCCAGCGCTCAGCCCTCCAGCTGCCTGAGCCCAGACCTGAGCCCACCGCCCCCGGCGCCCGTAGCTCCCCGGGCCAGCGGCGCGGGGCTTGGTACCTGGGGGGGCGTGGCCGCCGTCGGAGGCCGGGCTCCAAGGAGTTAAGCCcaggcccggcccggccccgccccTGGCAGGCCGCGGAGCCTGAGCCCCAGCGGCGAAGCggagcagccgccgccgccgccgccgcctgcccGCCTCCGCCTGCGGGGAGCCAGCCCGCCGGCGCCCGGGAGCGTCGCCGCCGCCACCTCccggcccaggcccaggccctgcGCAGCGAGGAGCGGCATCCCGCCCCGGGCTCAGCTAAtcggcggggcgggggcgggcccAGGCTCTTGTGCAGATCTCCCATTCTCCCCGCGGGCGCCCCGGATCGCGCTGGGCCGGCGCCCATGGCGAGCGCGGCCTGCCCGGGTCCCGGGGACCCTGCCATGTGAAGCAGGGCCGGGCTGGGGGCCCGGCTATGGCCGGGGAACGGCCCCCACTGCGGGGCCCCGGGCCCGGGCCCGGAGAGGCGCCGGGGGAGGGGCTGCCAGGACCGGGGGGCGCAGGCGGAGGCCCGGGCCGGGGCCGCCCCTCCTCCTACCGGGCTCTCCGCAGCGCCGTGTCCAGCCTGGCGCGTGTGGACGATTTTGACTGCGCGGAGAAGATCGGGGCCGGCTTCTTTTCGGAGGTCTACAAGGTAGGGACCGGCGGAGAAGACAGAGGGGCGGGACCCATCCTTGGACTGGAGGCTCGAACTTGAGAGATTACCGCCTGGGGTAGTGCACTCCCGCACTTGAGCAACCCACCCCAACCTGTCGCCACACACCGGCCCTTGCCGCCCGCAGGTTAGGCACCGACAGTCGGGGCAAGTCATGGTGCTGAAGATGAACAAGCTCCCCAGTAACCGGGGCAACACGCTGAGGGAGGTGCAGCTGATGAACCGGCTCCGCCACCCGAACATCCTTAGGTAAGCGGCCTAGCCTCCTGCTGGGTAGCTTACTGGgctagaggaaagaaggaaagatccCGCGGGAAAAGAGGGAGCCTCAGAGCCCGGGCTCTTACAGCCTGTTCTGTCTTCCCATCGTCTTCCAGGTTCATGGGGGTCTGTGTGCATCAAGGGCAGCTGCACGCTCTTACAGAGGTAAGCATGGGTTGAGAAGCACAGGGACTAACCAGGAGGAACGAGCCAGTGGGCTTGATGAACCCACTGGGGAATAAAGAGAAGCTTTCTACACTTCCCTTTGGGCACGCCACCATACCAGAGCCCTCAGTTGATCTCATTCCCTATATCTCCTAGAACAGTGCTGCCACACAGAACTTTCTACAGTGATGAAGATGTTCTGTAAACagtctcccccacacacacctctttgaggcagggtctcatgtaacccaggctggccttgaacttgatatgtaactgaggatgaccttgagctcctgatcctcctgcatccacttcccaagtgctaggattacaggcatgtgccaccaccatgccctgtttgtAAGGTTccaggaccgaacccagggcttcatgcattctaggcaagcccTCTAACCAATTGACCTACGTCCCCAGCTGGTGGTTATATTCTGTATCCGTGCAGTGCAATGCCGTAGCCACTAGCATGTGGCTGGGCTAGAGCATGGCAAATGTGGCTGGTGTTTAGTTATACTTAACATTAACAGCTTAAGCAGTTGTACATGGCTGGCAGCTACTGTATTGAACAGGGCACCCTAGAACATGAATGGAGCACCCTGGAGCACAGCCTCCCTTCTgatctctgtgatcctcctgagtgtcACCTGGCTTGTTAGTGAGAGACACAGAATACAGACTGAAGCCCTTGACCTTCATTCTCCTTTCGTCCCTATTCCCCAGTATATGAATGGGGGGACTCTGGAACAGCTACTCGGCTCCCCTGAGCCCCTATCCTGGCCAGTCAGGCTCCGCCTAGCTCTGGACATTGCCAGAGGCCTGCGGTACCTACATGCCAAAGGTGTATTTCACCGAGACCTCACATCCAAGGTAGGCCGGCCAGGTGGGTGGAAGCATGAATGAGGGCTTGAGACTATCAAGTTGCAATTGGCCCATGGATGTTGGAATGTGGATAGTAGTTATATGAGGATATTAGAGTGACAAGGTATTGAATATTGGAGAACTGGGATGACGGGAGTGCTGTGAGGAACTGGAGTGTTGGGTGATGCTGCATTAATGGAGTACATTAGAGAACTGAGAGGGAAGGTTGGGGTGATGGTGCAGAATGGGCTGTGGGGTATGTATTGAAAAACCAGGGAGCAGGTGATGGGTGTGTAAGGATGCCTATATATGTGTGTCAGAACTGTCTGGTCCGAAGGGAAGACCAAGGTTTCACagctgtggtgggtgactttGGGCTGGCTGAAAAGATTCCTGTATATAGGTAAGGTGATTTCCCTTGTTACCCCCAACCCTCTCGGATAGGTCCCCTATCTAAgtacagcccccccccccgcagtgtCATTTCCCTTGGGTGTGAAGGGGTTTCACTTCATCCCCTTTTGCCTGTGGAGGATGTCTGAATAGGATGTTTCTGCCCCTGCTCCTGCAGGGAAGGGGCAAGGAAGGAGCCATTGGCTGTGGTGGGTTCCCCATATTGGATGGCTCCAGAGGTGTTGCGGGGAGAGCTGTATGATGAGAAGGTAAGATATCAACTCTTCAGAATCCTAATTTCCCCCTGGAGACCGCTGAGATACTCTCATAGAACCCCACCCAGCAGTACCTAACCAGATACCTGGAAACCTCCAAACTGCCCCCATGCCCTTCGCAGTCACTCTTCCAACACATGCCAACTATCACTTCTTCCCCATTGATGCGGTTATTTCCTGCCCTTAGGCTGATGTCTTCGCCTTTGGGATTGTCCTCTGTGAGCTCATTGCCCGAGTTCCTGCGGACCCTGACTACCTGCCTCGCACCGAGGTGAACAGCTAAGTTTAAACAGGAAACTCCAGAATAGATGGCTCATAACCAAGGAGGGTCCCCTGGAGATTGAGGTCCTCATAGGGGGCAGGAAGAGAGCTCAAAGAAGTCTGACTTGGGGGTCCCTCCTCTGTCCCCACAGGACTTTGGCTTGGATGTGCCTGCTTTTCGAACCCTAGTTGGAGATGACTGCCCACTGCCCTTCCTGCTCCTGGCCATCCACTGCTGCAGCGTAAGAGCCTcgctctcctccctgtccctgaCCCCTGTCAGTGACTTCATATGGCTGCCCTGTGGGTAACAGGGGATAGGAGGAAAATTGGGGGGCCCTCTTCAGAGCCCCGAGTGAAGCTGCACTGTCTTTATTCATCAGATGGAACCCAGCACCCGTGCTCCCTTCACTGAAATCACCCAGCACCTGGAACAGATCCTGGAGCAGCTGCCTGAACCAGCTCCCTTCACCAAGGCTCCCCTGACATACAACCAGAGTAAGTGAACATAAACTTGACCCATCTGAAGCCCTGCCCCCTCTCCTGAGAAGTCAGAGTTAGGAGGAGgattaattgtttatttgagaggataatgaatgaataaatgagaatgggcacaccagggccttcagctgctgcaaataaactccagacatatgcatcaccttgtgcatctggcttacgtgggtattagggaaccaaacccgggtcctttggctttgtaggcaagtgccttaactgctaagccatctctccagcccaggaggatgATTTTATTTGCTGAGAAGACTGGGAgttgggtgggctggagaggatgAAAGGATGTTTCAAAGAGGCTAGCTTTGTACTGCTGGGGGCTGAGGAAGCAAAGGAAGAGGGGATAAAACATTGCTTTGAGACTCCTTTTTCTAAGCTTTTGTCCCACCAGCCCCCTGAAGAATAATGAGGTCCTCAGGGGTCTAAAAACAATGATTGATCATAGACTTCTCTTTTATAGGATCTGTTCCAAGAGGAGGTCCCTCTGCCACTCTTCCCAGGCCAGATCCCCGGCTCTCCCGCAGCCGGTCAGA carries:
- the Tesk1 gene encoding dual specificity testis-specific protein kinase 1 produces the protein MAGERPPLRGPGPGPGEAPGEGLPGPGGAGGGPGRGRPSSYRALRSAVSSLARVDDFDCAEKIGAGFFSEVYKVRHRQSGQVMVLKMNKLPSNRGNTLREVQLMNRLRHPNILRFMGVCVHQGQLHALTEYMNGGTLEQLLGSPEPLSWPVRLRLALDIARGLRYLHAKGVFHRDLTSKNCLVRREDQGFTAVVGDFGLAEKIPVYREGARKEPLAVVGSPYWMAPEVLRGELYDEKADVFAFGIVLCELIARVPADPDYLPRTEDFGLDVPAFRTLVGDDCPLPFLLLAIHCCSMEPSTRAPFTEITQHLEQILEQLPEPAPFTKAPLTYNQRSVPRGGPSATLPRPDPRLSRSRSDLFLPPSPESPPNWGDSLTRVNPFSLREDLRGGKIKLLDTPCKPVTPLSLVPPSPLPSTQMPLVTTPETLVQPGTPVRRCRSLPSSPELPRRMETALPGPGPPPVGPSAEEKMECEGSSPEPETPGPAHQLPLAVATDNFISTCSSASQPWSPRSGPALNNNPPGVVVNSPQSWVGEPWNRAQHSLPRAAALERTEPSPPPSAPREPEEGLPCPGCCLGPFSFGFLSMCPRPTPAVARYRNLNCEAGSLLCHRGHHAKPPTPSLQLPGARS